In the Phytoactinopolyspora mesophila genome, TGGTTACGCGCGGCCATATCAAGCGCTTCGGTGACCAATTCGGTGCGCATGTGATCGGCCATCGCGTACCCAATCACCTCTTTGTTGAAGCAATCGATGACGGTCGAGACATAGAGCCAGCCCTCCCACGTTCTCACGCACGTGATGTCCCCGACGAGCTTCACGCCGGGTCGCTCGGCGCTGAAGTCGCGGTTCACCAGGTCCGGTGTCACCGGGTCGGTGTCGCCGCGGATCGTGGTGGTCTTGTACGGCCGTGGCTGGCACGGCACCAGGCCCAGCTCACGCATCAGGTCGCGGACCAGCTCCGCGCCGATCTGCTCGCCGCCGCGGACGAGCTCAACGTGGATGCGCCGGTATCCGTAGACGCCGTCGTTGTAGTCAAACAACGCCTGGATCTTGACCGCAAGCTCCTCGCGCCGCCGCGCGGTCGCGCTCATCGGCCGGCCGCGCCAGTCATAAAACCCGGACTTCGACACCTTCAACCACGTACACATCTTCTGAATGCTCGGAGCATCGGCCGAATCGCCGTCGGCGGCGGTGGCAGCACAACCAGCGATGAACTCGTACTTCTCGCTCACCGTTGCTCCTGCGCGAAGTATGCTGCCGCTCGTTTTAGGAAGTTGTTCTCCATCTCCAGTTCACGGTTCTTCCGCTCAAGCTCTCGTAAACGAGCCCGCTCGGACATCTCCAACGCCGGCTCATCGCCAGCATGCGCCTGTCGATAAGCCTTACACCAATTATCCAGGGTGGTCTCACCCACCCCAATCTCGCGAGCCACATCGACTATTCTCCGGTCGTTCTCGACCACCAACCGGGCCGCTTCCTCGCGGAACTCAGGCGTAAACCTGCCGTTCTTCCTAGCCACGAAATACTCTCCTCTCCAAACAGAACCCTATGGGCTCCGCAGTCCGGAAAGTAGGAGGCACCCCACATTGCAGGTGGGTGTTGGGGACTCTTCGGCCCTCAGTGTTGCAGCGCTGGGGGCCGCTTTGCGTCCCGGCTGGTTTGCGGCCTTGGCTCAGGCCGCGAGGTCAACGGTCTGGGCATCGAGCCACTCCTCCACATCGGCCCAGCGGTAGCGCAGGTGGCGGCCGACCTTGAGGGCCTTGGGGCCGATGCCCCGATGGCGCCACTGGTACAGGGTGTTGTCCGGCACTCCGAGATACTCGGACAACTCCTCAGGGCTGGCGAGGGGACGACGGTCTCGGTGAGCGGCATTGTGGGGCGAAGCAGGCGGCATTGAGTCTCCTCCGGAATTCTGGGCAGGCGGAGCGTGGCACACACAACCACGCAACCCGCGCGATATCCAGCGACAGTGTGCAGACGATCCACGGCCGCACCAAACCCGGTGCATGTGGTAGTGGAACCACGGTAGGGGTAGATCCGCCGATGACCTATATGAGGCTCTTTCAGGGCACACACCTGTCTGCTTCGCCAGGTCAGGCGGGTGCTCGGGTCCACAGCGGTCCTGTCGGGTGCGGCGGGATTATGCACCATGAATCGCGGTCGCCCAAACCGCGGACTGCAAGCTACAACTACACGCTATGGAGAACCGAACCGCGAAATCCCTGCCATTCCTTACCTCCTTCGTGGGCGAGGAGGCTGTCCATGGCTGACGTCTACGACCGCTGGCACAAGAGCTATCCGAAGGAGGGCGATCCCGAATGCGCCGAGCACAAGGGAAAGGTCCCGACAAAGGGACACGGCAAGGGAAAACGCTGGCAGGTCCGCTACCGCGATCCGAGTGGTGAGCAGCGCAGCGCCAACTTCCACCGCAAGGTTGAGGCGGAGGCCGCCGCCAACGCGATCGAGAAGGATCTGCGGCAGGGGACGTACGTCGATCCCGACGCCGGAAAAGTCTTGCTGCGGACGTACGCACGGCAGTGGCTGGACGCCGCGACGGCGGGCGTTGGCACGGTGGACGCCTACGAGGGAGTGGTGCGCAACCACATCGAGCCGCACCTCGGAAGCCGCGAGCTGCGCTCGCTCAACCGGCCTTCGCTCGTCCAGGCTTGGGTGCGGAAGCTCCAGGACGCAGGTCTGGAACCGTCCACCATCGGCTGGATCAGCTCCATACTCACCGCCATCCTCGATGCGGCCGTCGAGGATGGGCTGCTGCACCGGAACCCGTGCAAGTCCAGCTCGGTCAAGCTCCCCAAGGAGCCCAGGAAGAAGATCACGCCGTGGAGCCTGGAGCGGGTCCACGCAGTGATCGCCGGTCTGCCGGGCCGCTTCCAGTGCGGCGGGAAGCTGGCCTTCGGGTGCGGGCTGCGTCAGGGCGAGGTTCTCGGCGTCGCGGTCGAGCACCTGGACTTCAAGCAGCGTCTGGTGCGCGTGAACCGGCAGATCAAGCTGGTGCGCTCCACGATGGTCTTCTCGCTGCCGAAGGGGGAGCGGGTGCGCACCGTCCCGATGCCCGACGAGCTGGCGAGGGCTCTCAAGGCCCACATGAAGGCGTACCCGCCGAGGGAGATCACCCTGCCGTGGGCCAAGCCGGACGGAGGTGAGCGCACGTTCCGGCTGCTGTTCACGACGGAACAGGGCAAGGCGTATCACCGGAGCGTGCTGAATGAGGGCGACTGGAAGCGCGCCCTCGCCTCGGCCGGGGTGATCCCGCCGCGCGACAAAGGGGCGCCGCGCTTCGCCGCCGCTCCGGAGGACGGGATGCACGCGCTCCGTCACACCTACGCCTCCGTGCTGCAAATGGGCAGAATTGCATCTGATGCATCATTCGGCAGTTTGTGTGAACGTCGTTTAGCTGGGACTCGAGGTCAATGGGCCGCTGGTGGGAGTCGCTTGATGATGTGTCGACACGCGGTGTGAGCTGCGCATTCCCGGTTCCTGTTGCTGTTGATGCAACTATGTGTCATCCATTTCTGTTGCATTGGGTGTTGATTTGTTGCATTCGGTGCTGTCCTTGGAGGGTCCTGGATGACCGAGGCGCGAACGGCGGGGTCGGCGGCGTTGGTGCTGGTCGATGGCGCGACGCCGCTGCGGGTTGAGCCGGCGCTGTTCGACTCGATGCTAAAGGGGTGGCGGCTGCAGCAGTCCAGCCGACGGCTGAGCGGGCCGCTGATCGATGGCCGGGAACGGCTCGTGCGTCGGTTCGCCGAGTTCACCGGTGCCTGGCCATGGCAGTGGACACCGGAGCAGGCGGAGGCGTGGATCGCCTCGGGTGGGTGGGCGCACTCGACGGTGCGGTCGTATCAGGGCGCGCTGGGCATGTTCCTGGGATATGTGTGTGATCCGCGGTATGGCTGGATCGCCGAGTGCGAGCAGCAGGTCGGGGCCCGTCCGGTGCAGGTGTGTCACGAGGACAACACCGTGTCGCACGTGGCCGATCACGAGGGCCGTGCGGAGCGTCGCCCGCTGACCCGTGCTGAGCTGCAGGCGTTCTTCGATGCCGCCGACGACCGGGTGGAGCAGGCGGCAGGTGCGCGGCGCAAGGGGTGGCTGGCGACGTTTCGGGACGCGACGTTGTTCAAGGTCGTCTACGGTTGGGGACTTCGTCGCCGGGAGACGGCGATGCTGGACATGGCCGACTTCACGGTCAACCCGGCGGCGCCGGAGCTGGGCCGGCTTGGTGTGGTGCATGTGCGCTACGGCAAGGCGATGAAGGGCAGCCCACCGCGGCGCAGAGCGGTGGCCACGCTGATGCCGTGGACGGCCGAGGCGCTGGAGCAGTACCTGGAGCAGGTGCGGCCCCGCTACGGCTGCGAGCGGCATCCGGCGGTGTGGCTGACCGAACGTGACGGGCGGATCTCGACACGGCAGATCGATGACCGCTTCGCCCAGTTCCGACGG is a window encoding:
- a CDS encoding IS3 family transposase, which produces MSEKYEFIAGCAATAADGDSADAPSIQKMCTWLKVSKSGFYDWRGRPMSATARRREELAVKIQALFDYNDGVYGYRRIHVELVRGGEQIGAELVRDLMRELGLVPCQPRPYKTTTIRGDTDPVTPDLVNRDFSAERPGVKLVGDITCVRTWEGWLYVSTVIDCFNKEVIGYAMADHMRTELVTEALDMAARNHHLEESCIFHSDRGSQYTSDNYSKKLKQLGMRASLGRTGICYDN
- a CDS encoding helix-turn-helix transcriptional regulator, whose product is MPPASPHNAAHRDRRPLASPEELSEYLGVPDNTLYQWRHRGIGPKALKVGRHLRYRWADVEEWLDAQTVDLAA
- a CDS encoding tyrosine-type recombinase/integrase translates to MTEARTAGSAALVLVDGATPLRVEPALFDSMLKGWRLQQSSRRLSGPLIDGRERLVRRFAEFTGAWPWQWTPEQAEAWIASGGWAHSTVRSYQGALGMFLGYVCDPRYGWIAECEQQVGARPVQVCHEDNTVSHVADHEGRAERRPLTRAELQAFFDAADDRVEQAAGARRKGWLATFRDATLFKVVYGWGLRRRETAMLDMADFTVNPAAPELGRLGVVHVRYGKAMKGSPPRRRAVATLMPWTAEALEQYLEQVRPRYGCERHPAVWLTERDGRISTRQIDDRFAQFRRLADLPDDLSVHSLRHSYVSHLIEDGVDPLFVQQQVGHSWASTTAAYTTVGTDARNRMLKQALGRVYGPDRG
- a CDS encoding tyrosine-type recombinase/integrase; this translates as MADVYDRWHKSYPKEGDPECAEHKGKVPTKGHGKGKRWQVRYRDPSGEQRSANFHRKVEAEAAANAIEKDLRQGTYVDPDAGKVLLRTYARQWLDAATAGVGTVDAYEGVVRNHIEPHLGSRELRSLNRPSLVQAWVRKLQDAGLEPSTIGWISSILTAILDAAVEDGLLHRNPCKSSSVKLPKEPRKKITPWSLERVHAVIAGLPGRFQCGGKLAFGCGLRQGEVLGVAVEHLDFKQRLVRVNRQIKLVRSTMVFSLPKGERVRTVPMPDELARALKAHMKAYPPREITLPWAKPDGGERTFRLLFTTEQGKAYHRSVLNEGDWKRALASAGVIPPRDKGAPRFAAAPEDGMHALRHTYASVLQMGRIASDASFGSLCERRLAGTRGQWAAGGSRLMMCRHAV
- a CDS encoding transposase, whose amino-acid sequence is MARKNGRFTPEFREEAARLVVENDRRIVDVAREIGVGETTLDNWCKAYRQAHAGDEPALEMSERARLRELERKNRELEMENNFLKRAAAYFAQEQR